The following are encoded in a window of Arthrobacter woluwensis genomic DNA:
- a CDS encoding AAA family ATPase, whose amino-acid sequence MTVSIAAHGSGSGVLAEQLNGRRHGAFRVVRQSESLEELMGACQAGLAQVALFVGDDHSLDATTVDRLRALGVIVLILSPDRVERERLSRVGAVTLPADAGVAQVEEILSSALDVPGRRSDPPAVTGDGGAPGPRIRPGISWARVGHSGFAVQPSPDSTGPTAPVSADSGGVESEGTDSEGSNPGEGSRVTKGSGRNRPDGTRSAEEHPGPPGVLAVWGPAGAPGRTTVAVNLAAELAMEGRRVVLLDADTYGASVASHLGLLDESAGLAQACRLADQGRFDGPALERCRVPLTVGQGSLDVLSGLTRPERWTELRGPALSLVIDLCSSTYDHVVIDVGFCLEADEELSFDTMAPRRNAAALTALGAAERVYAVGEATAVGLPRLVRAIPSLLDAAPQAQAVVLMNKVRQDAVGRFPERQVREAWERFGPSLPIGSFLPFSPEIVDIALRNGNVLAESAPQSELRRAVRSVVCAPAQRSRKSSVFYTTTRWMGSR is encoded by the coding sequence GTGACGGTGAGCATCGCCGCCCACGGCTCTGGTTCGGGGGTTCTGGCGGAGCAGTTGAACGGTCGGCGCCATGGCGCGTTCCGGGTGGTCCGGCAGAGTGAGAGCCTCGAAGAGCTGATGGGGGCGTGTCAGGCGGGCCTTGCCCAGGTCGCGCTGTTCGTCGGCGACGACCATTCCCTCGACGCCACCACGGTGGACCGGCTCAGGGCTCTCGGAGTCATCGTGCTCATCCTGAGCCCTGACCGGGTCGAGCGAGAGCGTCTGTCCAGGGTCGGGGCGGTGACGCTGCCGGCTGACGCAGGCGTCGCGCAGGTGGAGGAGATCCTCTCTTCTGCGTTGGATGTGCCGGGCCGGCGGTCGGACCCGCCTGCTGTGACGGGCGACGGCGGTGCGCCGGGTCCCCGGATCCGGCCTGGTATTTCGTGGGCGAGAGTGGGACACTCGGGCTTCGCCGTGCAGCCCTCGCCGGATTCGACAGGGCCGACAGCTCCCGTCAGCGCAGATTCCGGCGGCGTGGAGTCAGAAGGCACGGATTCAGAAGGCTCGAACCCCGGAGAAGGATCGCGCGTGACCAAGGGCTCGGGCCGCAACCGTCCCGACGGGACGAGGTCCGCGGAAGAACATCCGGGGCCGCCCGGAGTCCTCGCCGTGTGGGGGCCGGCCGGAGCACCCGGAAGGACGACGGTGGCGGTCAATCTCGCCGCCGAGCTGGCGATGGAGGGGCGACGTGTCGTCCTTCTCGACGCCGACACGTACGGCGCGAGTGTGGCGTCCCACCTCGGACTGCTGGACGAGTCCGCGGGTCTCGCGCAGGCCTGCCGGCTGGCGGACCAGGGCCGGTTCGATGGGCCGGCACTCGAACGCTGTCGTGTTCCGCTGACCGTGGGGCAGGGCTCTCTTGACGTCCTCAGCGGGCTCACCCGCCCGGAACGGTGGACGGAACTCAGGGGGCCGGCGCTCTCCCTCGTCATCGACCTCTGTTCCTCGACCTATGACCACGTGGTCATCGACGTCGGATTCTGCCTGGAAGCGGACGAGGAACTCAGCTTCGACACGATGGCTCCCCGGCGGAATGCCGCCGCTCTCACGGCCCTCGGCGCGGCCGAACGGGTCTATGCGGTGGGGGAGGCGACGGCGGTGGGCCTGCCGCGACTGGTGCGCGCCATCCCCTCCCTGCTCGACGCTGCGCCGCAGGCCCAAGCGGTTGTGCTGATGAACAAGGTGCGACAGGATGCCGTCGGACGGTTTCCAGAGCGGCAGGTCCGGGAAGCGTGGGAACGCTTCGGACCCTCCCTGCCGATCGGGTCATTTCTGCCGTTCTCTCCGGAAATTGTGGACATCGCGCTGAGGAATGGGAACGTCCTGGCCGAGTCGGCTCCGCAATCGGAACTACGCCGGGCGGTCCGATCCGTCGTTTGTGCACCTGCACAGCGTTCTCGGAAATCCTCTGTGTTTTACACCACGACGCGGTGGATGGGATCGCGCTAG